A region from the Rufibacter sp. DG15C genome encodes:
- a CDS encoding tRNA1(Val) (adenine(37)-N6)-methyltransferase, with product MANDYFQFKQFLIKQDQCAMKVCTDSCVLGASVDVTDAKRILDIGAGTGLLSLMVAQRTPEGTQIEAVEIDQAAAQQAKSNIERSPWASRITSHAQSLQAFQETKPAPFDVIISNPPFFQASLKSADTAKNVAKHTETLSFTELLQFAQQFLAPDGKLHILLPPHEAKVLEKEAHQLGFHTQHILWLEATPGGKLLRAIHSYTKAPAPLTQSRLPVREKDNAYTATFQELLREYYLIF from the coding sequence GTGGCCAACGACTATTTCCAGTTTAAGCAGTTCTTAATCAAACAGGACCAGTGCGCCATGAAAGTGTGCACTGACTCGTGCGTTTTAGGTGCTTCGGTGGACGTAACAGATGCCAAACGGATACTGGATATTGGAGCTGGCACCGGGTTGTTGAGTCTAATGGTGGCCCAGCGCACGCCAGAAGGAACGCAGATTGAAGCCGTGGAGATTGACCAAGCCGCGGCCCAACAGGCGAAGTCTAATATTGAGAGAAGTCCCTGGGCCTCCAGAATCACGTCACATGCGCAAAGCCTGCAGGCCTTTCAAGAGACTAAGCCAGCGCCATTTGATGTCATCATCAGCAATCCGCCGTTCTTTCAGGCTTCTTTGAAATCTGCAGACACGGCCAAGAACGTAGCCAAGCACACAGAAACCCTATCTTTTACAGAACTGCTGCAGTTTGCTCAGCAGTTTCTAGCACCTGATGGCAAGTTGCATATTTTATTGCCGCCTCATGAGGCCAAAGTCTTAGAGAAGGAGGCTCATCAATTGGGCTTTCACACCCAGCACATTCTCTGGCTGGAGGCCACGCCCGGCGGCAAGCTGTTGCGCGCCATCCACAGTTATACCAAAGCACCCGCTCCGCTCACGCAAAGCAGATTGCCGGTCCGGGAGAAAGACAATGCTTACACGGCCACGTTTCAAGAATTATTGAGAGAGTATTACCTCATTTTCTAG
- a CDS encoding saccharopine dehydrogenase C-terminal domain-containing protein, translated as MKNILLLGAGRSASVLIDYLISNAPQENWLLAIGDVRVDHLSSSVLTNPLVRAFTFDVHDAAQREAEVNQADVVISMLPALFHPLVANTCLEQAKHLVTASYVPEDIKQLHTQAQEKGLTFLMECGLDPGIDHMSAMQIIHHLQGQGATITSFKSFTGGLMAPESDTNPWHYKFTWNPRNVILAGQSTAKYMENGSYKYIPYPKLFSRTEAFHVEGYGFFDGYANRDSLGYREPYGLQEIPTMLRGTLRRQGYCQAWQVLVQLGLPDDTYFLDNPQEMTYRELVESFLPADHGTAPLRDRIAAYVGLSPDAKELDLIEWAGLLEDEPIAMITATPAQALEKLLTQKWQLSPGDKDMIVMLHLFEYELDGQKHKLTSSLVVLGDNEVQTAMAKTVGLPVGIATKLLLQGNLKQTGVVVPLQADLYSAILQELQGYGVQFQEKVEALD; from the coding sequence ATGAAAAACATTCTGCTGTTGGGAGCCGGTCGGTCGGCTTCAGTGCTCATTGACTACCTCATCTCCAACGCCCCACAAGAAAACTGGCTACTGGCCATAGGCGATGTACGCGTAGACCATTTGTCTAGCTCCGTTTTGACCAACCCCTTGGTGCGTGCTTTTACCTTTGATGTGCATGACGCCGCCCAGCGCGAAGCAGAAGTCAACCAAGCCGATGTGGTCATTTCCATGCTGCCGGCGTTGTTCCATCCCTTGGTGGCCAACACCTGTCTGGAGCAAGCAAAGCATCTGGTGACGGCCTCTTACGTGCCAGAAGACATCAAGCAATTACACACGCAGGCACAAGAGAAAGGCTTAACGTTTTTGATGGAATGCGGCTTGGACCCGGGCATTGACCACATGTCTGCCATGCAGATCATCCATCATTTGCAGGGCCAAGGCGCTACCATAACGTCGTTCAAATCCTTCACCGGCGGGTTGATGGCCCCTGAGTCAGATACCAATCCGTGGCATTACAAATTCACCTGGAACCCGCGCAACGTCATCTTGGCTGGGCAAAGCACTGCTAAATACATGGAGAACGGCAGCTACAAATACATTCCGTATCCCAAGCTCTTTAGCCGCACTGAGGCTTTTCATGTGGAAGGCTACGGCTTCTTTGACGGCTACGCCAACCGAGATTCTTTAGGCTATCGCGAACCCTACGGCTTGCAGGAAATCCCCACCATGCTGCGCGGCACACTCCGCAGACAGGGCTATTGTCAGGCATGGCAAGTACTGGTGCAATTGGGTCTACCAGATGACACGTATTTTCTGGACAATCCGCAGGAAATGACCTACCGCGAACTAGTGGAAAGCTTCTTGCCCGCCGACCATGGAACCGCACCGCTCCGTGATAGAATTGCTGCTTACGTGGGCCTTTCGCCAGACGCCAAGGAACTGGACCTGATTGAATGGGCCGGGCTGTTGGAAGACGAACCTATTGCCATGATCACCGCCACGCCTGCCCAGGCCTTAGAGAAACTGCTTACCCAGAAATGGCAGCTGAGCCCCGGCGACAAAGATATGATCGTGATGCTGCACCTCTTTGAATATGAGCTGGACGGTCAGAAACATAAATTGACATCTTCTCTGGTAGTACTAGGGGATAACGAGGTGCAGACGGCCATGGCCAAGACCGTAGGCCTACCCGTGGGAATTGCCACCAAGCTGTTGTTGCAAGGAAACTTGAAGCAAACCGGGGTGGTAGTGCCGTTGCAGGCAGATCTGTATTCGGCTATTTTACAGGAGTTGCAGGGGTATGGGGTGCAGTTTCAGGAAAAGGTAGAAGCGCTGGACTAA
- a CDS encoding porin family protein, producing MAFTYFWHKLYLHRHKITLALAVVLTSALQPVLAQKTIKGENLQGYESRTFRWGFSLAMNTSWYQLEHSNSYVDRLKTADLSDDISMNAKMGIGFNVNFIGSYRLSPDFLIRLQPGVGYYSRSVEYKGDVTAPGNTEPSEDGAVLQEINTFTGEFPVLLKYESLRRKNTQMYFIAGVKPSIVVGGQKKDNEILQVGTSDFSVDFGVGLDMFYPFFKFAPELRFSRGITNLHKPVDNNFNNSIQRMSSNTITLYLNFE from the coding sequence ATGGCATTCACTTACTTTTGGCATAAGCTCTATTTACACAGGCATAAAATAACCCTGGCCTTGGCAGTGGTGCTCACCAGTGCGTTACAACCGGTCTTGGCCCAGAAAACCATCAAAGGCGAAAACCTGCAAGGCTACGAGAGCCGCACCTTTAGATGGGGCTTCTCTCTGGCCATGAACACGTCCTGGTACCAGCTGGAGCATTCAAATAGCTATGTAGACCGCCTCAAAACGGCAGATCTCAGCGATGACATCTCCATGAATGCCAAGATGGGCATAGGCTTCAACGTGAACTTCATTGGCTCTTACCGCCTGTCGCCGGATTTTCTCATTAGACTGCAGCCGGGCGTGGGCTACTACAGCCGGTCTGTGGAGTACAAAGGAGACGTAACGGCACCCGGCAACACTGAGCCCTCTGAGGACGGTGCGGTGCTGCAGGAAATCAACACCTTTACAGGGGAGTTCCCGGTGCTGTTAAAGTATGAGTCGCTGCGCCGCAAGAACACCCAGATGTACTTTATTGCCGGTGTAAAACCCTCCATTGTGGTAGGTGGCCAGAAGAAGGACAATGAGATTCTGCAGGTGGGCACCTCAGACTTTAGCGTGGACTTTGGCGTGGGGCTGGACATGTTCTATCCGTTCTTTAAGTTTGCGCCAGAGCTGCGCTTCTCCAGAGGCATCACCAACTTGCACAAGCCCGTTGACAACAACTTTAACAACAGTATTCAGCGCATGAGCAGCAATACCATCACGCTCTACCTCAACTTTGAGTAA
- the rnhA gene encoding ribonuclease HI codes for MIEIFTDGASRGNPGPGGYGVILRYGRHVKEMSEGFRKTTNNRMELLAVIVALESITKPGIPITVYSDSKYVIDAVEKKWVFGWEKKGYTGKANPDLWQRFLKIYRQHQVRFVWVRGHNGHPENERCDELAVAAALQPNLPPDKGFEANPTKG; via the coding sequence TTGATTGAGATTTTTACCGATGGTGCCTCCAGAGGCAATCCGGGCCCCGGTGGCTACGGCGTGATTCTGCGCTATGGGCGCCATGTGAAAGAGATGAGTGAAGGGTTCAGGAAGACCACCAACAACCGCATGGAGCTGTTGGCCGTGATTGTGGCCCTAGAGTCCATCACCAAGCCGGGCATTCCCATCACGGTCTACTCAGACTCAAAATACGTGATTGACGCCGTGGAGAAGAAGTGGGTGTTTGGCTGGGAGAAGAAAGGCTACACCGGCAAAGCCAACCCCGACCTTTGGCAACGCTTCCTCAAGATCTACCGCCAGCACCAAGTGCGCTTTGTTTGGGTACGCGGCCACAACGGCCACCCCGAGAACGAACGCTGCGACGAGCTGGCCGTAGCGGCCGCCCTGCAACCCAACCTTCCGCCAGACAAAGGCTTCGAGGCCAATCCAACCAAAGGTTAA
- a CDS encoding SDR family NAD(P)-dependent oxidoreductase → MSQKKTALITGASSGIGRATAMVLAQNGFRVIAAGRRVERLQELVNQFGEATIQTLAFDVRDKVAVKEAIVSLPSDWSTIDLLINNAGNAHGLAPIQSGDVDDWDAMLDINVKGLLYVTKAVLPGMVARKSGHIINIGSIAGQEAYANGNVYCASKFAVDALSKAMRIDLVQEGVKVSEINPGAVETEFSEVRFKGDKERAATVYKGYEALQPEDIADLIHFMVTRPSRVNLAEVLILPAAQASSTVMHKQL, encoded by the coding sequence ATGTCACAGAAGAAAACAGCCCTCATTACTGGTGCCAGTTCGGGCATTGGCAGAGCCACCGCCATGGTCTTGGCTCAAAACGGTTTCAGGGTCATTGCCGCCGGCCGCCGCGTAGAGCGTCTGCAAGAACTAGTCAACCAGTTCGGCGAAGCCACCATTCAAACCCTGGCCTTTGACGTGCGGGACAAAGTAGCGGTGAAGGAAGCCATTGTTAGCCTACCGTCTGACTGGTCTACCATTGACCTGCTCATTAACAACGCCGGCAACGCACACGGCCTGGCGCCTATCCAGTCTGGTGATGTAGACGACTGGGACGCCATGCTGGACATCAACGTGAAAGGCTTACTTTATGTGACCAAGGCAGTCTTGCCGGGCATGGTGGCGCGCAAAAGCGGGCACATCATCAACATCGGGTCCATTGCCGGGCAAGAAGCCTACGCCAACGGAAACGTGTACTGCGCCAGCAAATTTGCCGTAGACGCGCTCTCCAAAGCCATGCGCATTGACTTGGTACAAGAAGGCGTGAAAGTCTCTGAAATCAATCCCGGTGCCGTTGAGACTGAGTTCTCTGAGGTGAGATTCAAAGGCGATAAGGAACGCGCCGCCACGGTCTACAAAGGCTACGAGGCGCTTCAGCCCGAAGACATCGCCGACCTGATTCATTTCATGGTCACTCGCCCAAGCCGCGTAAACCTAGCCGAAGTTCTGATTCTGCCCGCCGCCCAGGCTTCTTCCACGGTCATGCACAAGCAGCTGTAG
- a CDS encoding glycoside hydrolase family 97 protein codes for MQKIFLSLCLLFVTLATQAQTLTSPDKNLNFSFEVQNGVPYYQLSYKNKPVIKTSRLGLELVNNASLLDGFTVTNTEQKSVNETWDPILGEQKTIRNNYNELLVTLTQKGKKDRFIKLRFRVFNDGLGFRYEFPKQKELNYFVIKEERTEFALAGDHKIFWMPGDYDTNEYTYTTSKVSEIPSLQKKATIQISAQSPIKNPSVQTPSMMKSTDGLYINIHEAALINYPAMHLNVDAQNLKMSAHLTPDAVGNKGYIQTNATSPWRTIVVSDKAANILTSKLILNLNEPTKYQDVSWIKPVKYIGVWWEYFVAGKSSWGYSTENNTKLTDDFTKYKPNGRHGANNENVKRHIDFAAEHGFDAVLVEGWNIGWDDWFGNWKEEVFDFVTPYPDFNVKELQAYAASKGVKIMMHHETSSSATNYERRLDKAFQFMVDNGYNAVKTGYVGSIIPRGEHHDGQWMVNHYIHVAKTAADYKIMVNSHEAVRPTGLNRTFPNWIAQESARGTEFEAMGGLAPEHTTILPFTRLMGGPMDFTPGIFQTDLTVYGHGNRVNTTLVKQLAYYVTMYSPLQMAADMPENYAKFPDAFQFIKDVAVDWDDTYVLEAEPGDYITTARKAKGKNEWYIGGITDENKRTANISFSFLPKGKDYIATIYADGPDASYDKKPQSYTVRKVKVNSKSILKQGLASSGGIAVSVKEGNNSEMKSLKKL; via the coding sequence ATGCAGAAAATTTTCCTTTCGCTGTGCCTGCTGTTTGTCACGCTGGCCACCCAAGCGCAAACCCTCACCTCCCCCGACAAAAATCTAAACTTCTCCTTTGAAGTGCAGAACGGCGTGCCGTACTACCAACTCAGTTACAAAAACAAGCCAGTCATCAAAACCAGCCGCCTCGGCCTTGAATTGGTGAACAATGCATCTTTGCTGGATGGTTTTACCGTAACCAACACCGAGCAGAAATCTGTGAATGAGACCTGGGACCCCATCCTAGGCGAGCAGAAAACCATCCGGAACAACTACAACGAGCTGCTGGTAACCTTAACCCAGAAAGGGAAGAAGGACCGTTTCATCAAGCTCCGGTTTAGAGTGTTCAATGACGGCCTTGGCTTCAGGTATGAATTCCCGAAGCAGAAGGAGCTGAATTACTTTGTGATCAAGGAAGAACGCACCGAGTTTGCTTTGGCGGGTGACCACAAGATTTTCTGGATGCCGGGGGACTATGACACCAACGAGTACACCTACACCACGTCCAAAGTCTCTGAGATCCCAAGCCTTCAGAAGAAAGCCACCATCCAGATTTCGGCGCAATCGCCTATCAAGAACCCAAGTGTACAGACGCCTTCCATGATGAAGTCCACTGACGGGCTGTATATCAACATCCATGAGGCGGCCTTGATCAACTATCCGGCCATGCACTTGAACGTAGATGCGCAGAACCTGAAAATGAGCGCGCACCTGACGCCAGACGCAGTGGGCAACAAAGGCTACATTCAGACCAATGCCACCTCGCCGTGGCGGACCATTGTGGTGAGTGACAAGGCAGCCAACATCTTAACCTCAAAGCTGATTTTAAATCTCAACGAGCCTACCAAGTATCAGGACGTGTCCTGGATTAAGCCGGTTAAGTACATTGGCGTGTGGTGGGAATATTTTGTGGCCGGCAAGTCTTCGTGGGGTTACAGCACTGAGAACAACACCAAACTCACCGATGACTTTACTAAATACAAGCCCAACGGCCGGCACGGTGCCAACAACGAAAACGTAAAGCGTCACATTGATTTTGCCGCCGAGCATGGATTTGACGCGGTGTTGGTAGAAGGCTGGAACATTGGCTGGGATGACTGGTTTGGCAACTGGAAAGAAGAAGTGTTTGACTTTGTGACGCCGTACCCAGATTTTAACGTGAAAGAATTGCAGGCCTATGCGGCTTCTAAAGGCGTGAAAATCATGATGCACCATGAAACGTCTTCGTCGGCTACCAACTATGAGCGTCGCTTGGACAAAGCCTTCCAGTTCATGGTAGACAATGGTTATAATGCTGTGAAGACCGGCTACGTAGGTTCTATCATTCCGCGCGGTGAGCACCATGACGGCCAATGGATGGTGAACCACTACATTCACGTAGCCAAGACCGCCGCTGACTACAAGATTATGGTCAACAGCCACGAGGCCGTTCGTCCTACCGGTTTGAACCGTACGTTCCCTAACTGGATTGCCCAGGAATCTGCCCGCGGCACCGAGTTTGAGGCCATGGGCGGCTTAGCTCCTGAACATACTACCATTCTGCCGTTCACCCGCTTAATGGGCGGGCCTATGGACTTCACGCCGGGTATCTTCCAGACAGACCTTACGGTTTATGGGCACGGCAACCGCGTCAACACCACGCTGGTGAAGCAACTGGCGTATTACGTGACCATGTACAGCCCGCTGCAAATGGCCGCCGACATGCCTGAAAACTACGCCAAATTCCCAGACGCATTCCAGTTCATTAAAGACGTGGCCGTGGATTGGGATGATACCTATGTGCTGGAGGCTGAACCTGGAGATTACATCACTACTGCCCGTAAAGCCAAAGGCAAAAACGAATGGTACATTGGTGGCATCACGGATGAGAACAAGCGCACGGCCAACATTTCCTTCAGCTTCTTGCCTAAAGGGAAAGACTATATAGCTACTATCTACGCCGATGGCCCAGATGCCAGCTATGACAAAAAGCCACAGAGCTACACCGTGCGCAAAGTGAAGGTGAACTCTAAGAGCATCTTAAAGCAGGGATTGGCCTCAAGCGGTGGTATTGCCGTGAGTGTGAAAGAAGGCAACAACTCTGAGATGAAAAGTTTAAAGAAGCTATAA
- a CDS encoding alpha/beta hydrolase codes for MTAQHRTLSVPRTAHLHQLGTLSPATQHVWVVCHGYGQLAKYFIRHFQGLEDEQTVILAPEGLSKFYLEGFSGRVGATWMTKEERLLEIEDYVRYLDLVWEMVKSEAPNAKLTVLGFSQGAVTVCRWLAFSAVPCEKLILWAGAFPEDIEYNVLSTTLAHASVYMVYGLQDPFITQERLQTQLDILKSQNIQPVMVPFEGKHELNKEILAQLKGDLL; via the coding sequence TTGACTGCCCAACACAGAACCCTTTCTGTCCCCAGAACCGCGCATCTGCACCAACTAGGCACGCTTTCCCCTGCCACCCAACACGTATGGGTAGTGTGTCACGGCTATGGCCAATTGGCAAAATACTTCATCCGGCATTTTCAAGGACTGGAGGATGAGCAAACCGTGATTCTGGCCCCTGAGGGCTTGTCTAAGTTTTACCTGGAAGGCTTCTCTGGACGCGTGGGGGCTACCTGGATGACCAAGGAAGAACGCCTGCTGGAGATTGAGGACTATGTACGGTACCTGGACTTGGTGTGGGAAATGGTTAAATCTGAGGCGCCCAACGCGAAGCTCACCGTACTAGGTTTTTCGCAAGGTGCCGTCACCGTCTGCCGCTGGCTGGCTTTTTCTGCCGTACCCTGTGAGAAACTGATCCTGTGGGCCGGTGCCTTTCCAGAAGACATAGAATACAACGTTCTTAGCACTACGCTGGCACATGCATCGGTGTACATGGTGTACGGCCTGCAAGATCCCTTCATCACCCAAGAACGCCTGCAAACCCAACTGGACATTCTTAAATCCCAGAACATACAGCCTGTCATGGTTCCGTTTGAGGGCAAACATGAATTAAACAAAGAGATACTGGCGCAGTTAAAAGGCGATCTTCTCTAA
- a CDS encoding VOC family protein: MEFTQIKETCLYVRDLHRTTHFYANILHLPIIGQMPGRYVFFRVGSSVLLCFDPEVSRDNHGLPPHFGSGHQHLAFECQPEDYEAWKEMLLRSDVPMEHEEIWPHGRKSCYFRDPDQHLLEIIMPGIWGED; this comes from the coding sequence ATGGAGTTCACCCAAATCAAAGAGACCTGTCTGTACGTGCGTGACCTGCACCGCACCACGCATTTCTACGCCAACATTTTGCATTTACCCATCATTGGGCAGATGCCAGGTCGTTATGTTTTTTTTAGGGTAGGAAGTTCCGTGCTGTTATGCTTTGACCCTGAGGTGAGCCGAGACAACCATGGTCTGCCGCCGCACTTCGGGTCTGGCCACCAGCATCTGGCTTTTGAATGCCAGCCAGAAGACTATGAGGCTTGGAAAGAAATGCTGTTGCGGTCAGACGTGCCCATGGAACATGAAGAGATTTGGCCGCACGGCCGAAAGTCCTGCTACTTCAGAGATCCAGACCAGCATCTGCTAGAGATTATCATGCCCGGCATCTGGGGCGAAGACTAA
- a CDS encoding DUF695 domain-containing protein, protein MAQSSNLAHLKALLTEEDTWTMAEGESSGTPFFLRFRPHLQDFVNTQQYTKRLIILWNYTSEDDYLFPTPEDADVMADVEEKLIEKLEEEAQTVLAFVYTGQDRREWHWYTTDVAAAQEQLNEALHQFDQLPLELTVEEDADWDQYLSILESMEDAEDEEASEEEK, encoded by the coding sequence ATGGCACAATCCTCTAACCTAGCCCATCTAAAAGCACTCCTCACGGAAGAAGACACTTGGACCATGGCCGAGGGTGAAAGCAGTGGCACGCCGTTCTTCCTTCGGTTCAGGCCCCACTTGCAGGACTTCGTCAACACCCAGCAATACACCAAGCGCCTCATCATCCTCTGGAACTACACCTCAGAAGACGATTATTTGTTCCCCACGCCAGAAGACGCAGATGTGATGGCCGATGTGGAGGAAAAGCTTATAGAAAAACTGGAGGAGGAGGCTCAAACCGTCTTGGCCTTTGTCTACACGGGCCAGGATAGAAGAGAATGGCATTGGTACACTACAGATGTTGCCGCCGCTCAAGAACAACTGAACGAGGCTCTACATCAATTTGACCAACTGCCCTTAGAACTGACCGTTGAAGAGGACGCTGACTGGGACCAATATCTTTCTATTCTGGAAAGCATGGAGGATGCAGAGGACGAAGAAGCCTCCGAGGAAGAAAAATAG
- the cdd gene encoding cytidine deaminase: protein MTEQVQLNITYEVVSSQEGLTAQERQVLQLAQKATDKAYAPYSNFMVGAALLLSDGTTHQGTNQENAAYPSGLCAERTLLFGVGSNFPDQQIEILAVTARRRHESHYLPACPCGACRQVMAEYQNRQGKPIKLLMQAEDGKVVRFSTALDLLPFSFSKESL, encoded by the coding sequence ATGACCGAACAAGTACAACTTAACATCACCTATGAAGTGGTGTCTTCCCAAGAAGGCCTCACCGCTCAAGAGAGACAAGTGCTCCAATTGGCCCAGAAAGCCACCGACAAAGCATACGCCCCCTACTCCAACTTTATGGTAGGCGCCGCCCTTTTGCTTTCAGACGGAACCACCCACCAAGGAACCAACCAGGAAAACGCCGCCTACCCATCTGGGCTCTGCGCTGAGCGCACCTTGCTGTTTGGCGTGGGCTCCAACTTCCCAGACCAGCAGATTGAGATTTTAGCCGTGACCGCGCGCCGCCGCCATGAGTCGCATTACCTGCCTGCCTGCCCGTGTGGCGCTTGCCGCCAAGTCATGGCCGAGTACCAGAACCGCCAAGGCAAACCCATCAAATTATTGATGCAAGCCGAAGACGGCAAAGTAGTACGTTTCTCCACCGCACTGGATTTACTGCCATTTTCCTTCTCCAAAGAGAGCCTGTAA
- a CDS encoding family 10 glycosylhydrolase — protein MKRLFLSFLFLSISIAASVAGNTPKREFRGVWLTTYANIDWPKRNQTPAQQQKALIAILDTHKGTGINAVFLQIRSQCDALYESRLEPWTADLTGIQGKAPAPVWDPLAFAIEECHKRGMEFHAWINPYRAVGHVMNLPSFSPQHVAKQHPEWLMATGNLRTLNPGLRDVRNYIQTVIQDIVQRYDVDGIHFDDYFYPSGTFNDDAAYAADPRGFQNRADWRRDNVNLLIKQTDATIKKVKPWVKFGISPSGIYRNSLNPAIGTPTAGLEHYNELYADTKKWLKEGWIDYLAPQVYWYMGQTRANYSQIVPWWNNNTYGRHMYIGLGSYKINDPASGVNWANPSQIPNQIRFNRQPGHTNIHGQIMYNTGSMSANQKHGFRDSLRENFYQKPALLPTMPWRDNTPPASPKSLTVSITAPDSVVLSWKAPLPGKTEFDKVRQYAIYRSEKPVIDWADAENLVAISTSTKFTDKVPDATKPYYYLVTALDRFHNESTPTNVATFSMPSIAQVQNLEKQLQEKDLGQEQGTTVAIAENTGQPVQPVESITPPEKTGPVVLVKNISRSLKDGPVTIIPFEVNDGTHDNDTPSEEITFSLSQSEFTSANLGKNYVTVTAKDKHGNTSSAQVVVTIELVSSATIPSHLEEEVLPVPKVIPRIATARFLQATAVDAAAMKEADVDFQVLPYPNSNQMMVQFELPRANSKTYLEVYDPNGVKLITLFTGKAKGNNLYKYQVNLEQWSGKLFYVRLTTAKKVFTYRLTRAE, from the coding sequence ATGAAAAGACTTTTCCTCAGCTTTCTCTTTCTTTCTATATCCATAGCCGCTTCCGTAGCCGGAAACACGCCCAAACGCGAGTTCAGGGGCGTATGGCTGACCACCTATGCCAATATTGACTGGCCCAAGCGCAACCAAACCCCAGCTCAACAGCAAAAGGCACTAATCGCTATTTTAGACACTCACAAAGGCACGGGCATCAACGCCGTTTTCTTGCAGATACGGAGCCAGTGCGATGCCCTCTATGAAAGCCGCCTGGAGCCCTGGACCGCCGATTTAACCGGAATCCAAGGCAAAGCGCCCGCTCCTGTCTGGGATCCCTTGGCGTTTGCCATTGAAGAGTGCCACAAGCGCGGCATGGAGTTTCATGCCTGGATAAATCCATATAGGGCCGTGGGCCACGTCATGAATTTGCCCAGCTTCTCACCGCAACACGTAGCTAAGCAACACCCAGAATGGCTTATGGCCACGGGCAACCTGCGTACGCTCAACCCTGGCCTGCGGGACGTGCGCAACTACATCCAGACGGTTATCCAAGACATTGTGCAGCGCTATGACGTAGACGGCATTCACTTTGACGATTACTTCTACCCCAGCGGCACGTTCAATGATGATGCAGCCTATGCGGCAGACCCACGCGGTTTCCAGAACCGCGCCGATTGGCGCCGTGACAACGTGAATCTGCTCATCAAACAAACGGACGCTACCATCAAGAAAGTGAAGCCTTGGGTCAAGTTCGGGATTTCGCCGTCTGGCATCTATAGAAACAGCTTAAATCCTGCCATTGGCACGCCCACCGCGGGCTTAGAGCACTACAATGAACTCTACGCCGATACCAAAAAATGGCTAAAAGAGGGCTGGATAGACTATCTGGCGCCGCAGGTGTATTGGTACATGGGCCAGACCCGCGCCAATTACAGCCAGATTGTGCCTTGGTGGAACAACAACACCTATGGCCGGCACATGTACATAGGCTTGGGTAGCTATAAGATCAACGACCCCGCTTCAGGCGTGAATTGGGCCAATCCATCCCAGATTCCTAACCAGATACGGTTCAACCGCCAGCCGGGCCACACCAACATCCACGGCCAAATCATGTACAACACGGGCAGCATGAGCGCCAACCAGAAACATGGGTTCAGGGATTCTCTCCGTGAGAATTTCTACCAGAAACCGGCCCTGCTCCCTACCATGCCCTGGCGTGACAATACTCCGCCCGCTTCGCCCAAGAGTTTGACAGTCTCCATCACGGCGCCAGACTCGGTGGTGCTGTCCTGGAAAGCCCCCCTACCGGGCAAAACCGAATTTGACAAAGTGCGCCAATATGCCATTTACAGATCAGAAAAGCCCGTCATTGACTGGGCGGATGCCGAGAACCTAGTTGCCATCAGTACCAGTACCAAATTCACGGACAAGGTTCCAGATGCTACCAAGCCATACTATTACCTGGTCACAGCCTTAGACCGCTTTCACAATGAGAGCACCCCTACCAATGTGGCTACCTTCTCCATGCCGTCCATTGCCCAGGTGCAGAACCTAGAGAAGCAGTTGCAGGAAAAGGATTTAGGGCAAGAGCAAGGCACTACGGTAGCTATTGCTGAGAATACCGGCCAGCCGGTACAGCCGGTTGAGTCCATAACGCCGCCAGAAAAGACAGGACCCGTGGTATTGGTAAAGAATATCTCCAGAAGCCTCAAAGACGGACCGGTTACCATCATTCCTTTTGAAGTCAATGACGGCACGCATGACAATGACACGCCTTCAGAGGAAATCACATTCAGTCTTTCTCAATCAGAATTCACGTCGGCTAACCTTGGCAAGAACTATGTGACGGTCACGGCCAAAGACAAGCACGGCAACACCTCTTCTGCCCAAGTAGTTGTGACCATTGAATTGGTAAGCTCTGCTACCATTCCCTCTCACTTAGAAGAAGAAGTACTGCCTGTTCCTAAAGTTATTCCCAGAATAGCCACCGCCAGGTTCTTGCAAGCCACCGCCGTAGACGCGGCGGCCATGAAGGAGGCAGATGTTGATTTTCAGGTTCTGCCTTATCCTAACTCCAACCAGATGATGGTGCAGTTTGAGTTGCCCCGGGCAAATTCCAAGACCTATCTAGAAGTGTATGACCCCAACGGTGTAAAACTAATCACCTTGTTCACGGGCAAAGCTAAAGGCAATAACCTTTACAAGTACCAAGTCAACCTGGAGCAATGGTCTGGCAAGCTTTTTTACGTGCGGCTCACCACGGCCAAGAAAGTATTCACCTATAGACTCACCCGGGCTGAATAA